The proteins below come from a single Streptomyces sp. MRC013 genomic window:
- the lnt gene encoding apolipoprotein N-acyltransferase: protein MSATMTPLAVPGPAGPEGARGRRALHRAARPAAAALSGAVLYLSFPPRPLWWLALPAFALLGWALRGRRPRAGFGLGLLTGLGFLLPLLVWTGEEVGPVPWLALAALESLFVAAACLGVAAVSRLPAWPLFAAAVWVLGEAVRARVPFGGFPWGKVAFGQADGVFLPLAAVGGTPVLGFAVVLCGFGLYEAVRLGPARRATGTPRRGPLAAAVLSVLAPVAGAAAALPLVSTDAEDGTATVAAIQGNVPRLGLDFNAQRRAVLDNHARRTERLAADVAAGRAPKPDFVLWPENSSDLDPYRNPDARAVIDRAVRAVGVPTVVGTVLTPETGPLRNTLVQWEPDRGPVATYDKRHLQPFGEYIPMRSVVRLFDKDADRVSRDFGPGDAVGVFDLAGTRVGLATCYEAAFDREVRDTVAHGARLISVPSNNATFGRSEMTYQQLAMDRVRAVEHSRTVVVPVTSGVSAIILPDGRIVRESRPFTPDALVAEVPLRSSLTPATRAGVLPEAGLAAVALGGLGRAAALAVRARRGGNAAAVRGRR from the coding sequence GTGAGCGCCACCATGACCCCCCTCGCCGTACCCGGACCCGCCGGACCGGAGGGGGCGCGCGGACGGCGGGCGCTCCACCGGGCGGCGAGGCCCGCCGCGGCCGCGCTCTCCGGGGCCGTCCTCTACCTGAGCTTCCCGCCCCGCCCCCTGTGGTGGCTCGCGCTCCCCGCGTTCGCCCTGCTCGGCTGGGCGCTGCGCGGACGCCGCCCGCGGGCCGGCTTCGGCCTCGGCCTCCTCACCGGCCTCGGGTTCCTGCTGCCGCTGCTGGTGTGGACCGGGGAGGAGGTCGGCCCGGTGCCGTGGCTGGCGCTGGCCGCCCTCGAGTCGCTCTTCGTCGCCGCCGCCTGCCTCGGCGTCGCCGCCGTGTCGCGGCTGCCCGCCTGGCCGCTGTTCGCCGCCGCCGTGTGGGTCCTCGGCGAGGCGGTGCGCGCGCGGGTCCCGTTCGGCGGCTTCCCCTGGGGCAAGGTCGCCTTCGGGCAGGCGGACGGGGTGTTCCTGCCGCTGGCCGCCGTGGGCGGCACCCCCGTCCTCGGCTTCGCCGTCGTCCTGTGCGGCTTCGGTCTGTACGAGGCGGTGCGGCTCGGCCCGGCGCGCCGCGCGACCGGCACCCCGCGGCGCGGGCCGCTCGCCGCCGCCGTCCTCTCCGTCCTGGCACCCGTCGCCGGTGCGGCCGCCGCCCTGCCGCTGGTCTCCACCGACGCCGAGGACGGCACCGCCACGGTCGCCGCGATCCAGGGCAACGTGCCGCGCCTCGGCCTGGACTTCAACGCCCAGCGCCGAGCCGTCCTCGACAACCACGCGCGCCGCACCGAGCGACTCGCCGCCGACGTCGCCGCGGGCCGGGCACCGAAGCCCGACTTCGTCCTGTGGCCGGAGAACTCCTCCGACCTCGACCCGTACCGCAACCCCGACGCACGCGCCGTCATCGACCGCGCCGTCCGCGCCGTCGGCGTCCCGACGGTCGTGGGCACCGTCCTCACCCCGGAGACCGGCCCCCTGCGCAACACGCTCGTGCAGTGGGAGCCGGACCGGGGCCCCGTCGCCACGTACGACAAGCGGCACCTCCAGCCGTTCGGCGAGTACATCCCGATGCGGTCCGTCGTGCGGCTCTTCGACAAGGACGCCGACCGGGTCAGCCGGGACTTCGGGCCCGGCGACGCCGTCGGCGTCTTCGACCTGGCCGGAACCCGCGTCGGCCTGGCGACCTGCTACGAGGCGGCGTTCGACCGGGAGGTCCGCGACACCGTCGCGCACGGGGCCCGGCTGATCTCCGTGCCCAGCAACAACGCCACCTTCGGGCGCAGCGAGATGACCTACCAGCAGCTCGCCATGGACCGCGTGCGGGCCGTCGAGCACAGCCGCACCGTCGTCGTGCCGGTCACCAGCGGCGTCAGCGCGATCATCCTCCCGGACGGGCGGATCGTCCGGGAGTCGAGGCCGTTCACCCCGGACGCCCTGGTCGCGGAGGTGCCGCTGCGCTCCTCGCTCACCCCGGCGACCCGCGCGGGCGTCCTGCCCGAGGCCGGGCTCGCCGCCGTCGCGCTCGGCGGCCTCGGCCGGGCGGCGGCCCTCGCCGTGCGCGCGCGGCGGGGCGGGAACGCCGCGGCGGTGCGCGGCCGCCGGTAG
- a CDS encoding pyridoxamine 5'-phosphate oxidase family protein, whose translation MKDRTTHGAADGRREAVAPRRTARFGRAEALRLLGTVSLGRIVFTQQALPAVRPVNHLIDGEDVIVQLHDGATLASLVTPANTAGVVVAYEADAIDPETHTGWSVMVTGYAHRVTDERELARFTARLRPWTEHPAVNAALRIRPDLVTGLRLTA comes from the coding sequence ATGAAGGACCGGACCACGCACGGGGCGGCGGACGGCCGCCGTGAGGCGGTGGCGCCCCGCCGTACGGCACGCTTCGGCCGTGCGGAGGCCCTGCGGCTGCTCGGCACCGTCTCGCTGGGGCGCATCGTCTTCACGCAGCAGGCCCTGCCCGCCGTCCGCCCGGTCAACCACCTCATAGACGGGGAGGACGTCATCGTCCAACTGCACGACGGTGCGACGCTCGCGTCCCTCGTGACGCCCGCGAACACGGCGGGTGTCGTCGTGGCCTACGAGGCGGACGCCATCGATCCCGAGACCCACACCGGCTGGAGCGTGATGGTCACCGGTTACGCCCACCGGGTCACCGACGAACGTGAACTCGCGCGCTTCACCGCCCGCCTGCGCCCCTGGACGGAACATCCGGCGGTGAACGCCGCGCTGCGCATCCGGCCGGACCTGGTGACGGGCCTGCGGCTCACCGCGTAG
- a CDS encoding STAS domain-containing protein has protein sequence MTTPPISLTATALGPGTVAVALAGELDLHAAERIEPALARLTGDAERELLLDLADVTFCDSSGVALLLRVHRRCAAAGARMRLCRVQPLPARVFRALGVDRAVPYSFA, from the coding sequence ATGACGACGCCTCCGATCAGCCTGACCGCGACCGCCCTGGGCCCGGGGACGGTGGCCGTCGCCCTGGCCGGGGAACTCGACCTCCACGCCGCCGAGCGCATCGAGCCGGCGTTGGCCCGCCTCACCGGCGACGCGGAGCGCGAACTGCTGCTCGACCTCGCCGATGTCACCTTCTGCGACAGCTCCGGCGTCGCCCTCCTGCTCCGCGTGCACCGGCGCTGCGCGGCGGCCGGGGCGCGCATGAGGCTGTGCCGCGTCCAGCCGCTCCCCGCCCGCGTGTTCCGCGCCCTGGGCGTGGACCGTGCCGTGCCGTACTCGTTCGCCTGA
- a CDS encoding response regulator transcription factor gives MTDGSGGLTGKEPIGVFLLDDHEVVRRGVHDLLDAEPDLTVVGEAGTAEQALVRIPALRPRVAVLDVRLPDGDGVSVCRELRSRMPDLACLMLTSFDDEEALLDAIMAGASGYVLKQITGTDLVNAVRTVASGRSMLDPGATARVMARLRGEAPRREEPQGLPGLTEREREILALVGEGLTNREIGRRLYLAEKTVKNNISRLLAKLGVERRVQAAVIATRALAARDDRGGPRG, from the coding sequence ATGACGGACGGCAGCGGCGGCCTCACGGGAAAGGAACCGATCGGGGTCTTCCTCCTCGACGACCACGAGGTGGTGCGCCGCGGCGTGCACGACCTGCTGGACGCCGAACCCGACCTGACCGTGGTGGGCGAGGCCGGCACGGCCGAGCAGGCGCTCGTGCGGATCCCCGCCCTGCGCCCCCGGGTCGCCGTCCTCGACGTGCGCCTGCCGGACGGGGACGGCGTGAGCGTGTGCCGGGAGCTGCGCTCCCGCATGCCCGACCTGGCGTGCCTGATGCTGACCTCGTTCGACGACGAGGAGGCCCTGCTCGACGCGATCATGGCCGGCGCTTCCGGCTACGTGCTCAAGCAGATCACCGGGACCGACCTGGTCAACGCCGTGCGCACGGTCGCCTCCGGCCGGTCCATGCTGGACCCCGGCGCCACGGCGCGGGTGATGGCCCGGCTGCGCGGCGAGGCTCCCCGGCGGGAGGAGCCGCAGGGCCTGCCCGGCCTGACGGAGCGGGAGCGGGAGATCCTCGCCCTGGTGGGGGAGGGGCTGACCAACCGGGAGATCGGCAGGCGGCTCTACCTGGCGGAGAAGACGGTGAAGAACAACATCTCCCGGCTGCTGGCCAAGCTGGGCGTGGAGCGCCGCGTACAGGCCGCCGTCATCGCCACCCGGGCCCTGGCCGCCCGGGACGACCGGGGCGGCCCGCGCGGCTGA
- a CDS encoding universal stress protein, with protein MTRAITVGVDGSAESLAAADWAAGEAALRGLPLRIVHAWLWQPLDVPLVQERETRSRSAEAVAQEARTRVAGEYPDLPLTSEVVQDTAVAALLAEAEGAEMLVLGSRGYGALAGFLLGSYGQQVIAAATRPVVSVRDRDGRAPGGEVVVGQQGTVEESDAVLGFAFEAAAARGAAVRAVRAWTLPALYAYSPGSAYLATAAGGLEPFERKALHEALAPWRERFPEVPVVEHVEAGSAGQVLLSALSDARLLVVGRRARRGPVGTRIGSVAHAALHHADCPVAVVPHD; from the coding sequence ATGACCCGCGCCATCACCGTAGGAGTGGACGGATCCGCGGAGAGCCTGGCCGCGGCCGACTGGGCGGCGGGCGAGGCCGCACTGCGCGGGCTGCCGCTGCGCATCGTGCACGCCTGGCTCTGGCAGCCGCTGGACGTGCCCCTGGTGCAGGAGAGGGAGACGCGGTCCCGCTCGGCCGAGGCCGTGGCGCAGGAGGCCCGGACGCGCGTCGCCGGCGAGTACCCGGACCTCCCCCTCACCTCCGAGGTGGTGCAGGACACGGCGGTCGCCGCCCTGCTGGCGGAGGCCGAGGGCGCGGAGATGCTGGTGCTCGGTTCGCGAGGGTACGGGGCGCTCGCCGGCTTCCTCCTCGGCTCGTACGGGCAGCAGGTGATCGCCGCCGCGACCCGGCCGGTGGTGTCGGTGCGCGACCGGGACGGCCGGGCGCCGGGCGGCGAGGTCGTCGTGGGCCAGCAGGGCACTGTGGAGGAGAGCGACGCGGTGCTCGGCTTCGCCTTCGAGGCGGCCGCCGCGCGCGGCGCGGCCGTGCGGGCGGTACGGGCCTGGACCCTGCCGGCGCTCTACGCCTACAGCCCCGGCTCGGCGTACCTCGCCACCGCGGCGGGAGGGCTGGAGCCGTTCGAGAGGAAGGCGCTGCACGAGGCGCTCGCGCCGTGGCGCGAGCGGTTTCCCGAGGTGCCGGTGGTCGAGCACGTCGAGGCCGGCAGTGCGGGACAGGTGCTGCTGTCGGCCCTGTCGGACGCCCGGCTGCTCGTGGTCGGCCGCAGGGCGCGGCGGGGACCCGTGGGCACCCGTATCGGGTCGGTCGCCCACGCCGCGCTGCACCACGCGGACTGCCCCGTCGCGGTCGTGCCGCACGACTGA
- a CDS encoding universal stress protein: protein MSQTVTAGLDGSRESLAAVDWAAEEALRRAVPLRLLQVWNGDDDPRTRFVDPATARGWGERTLGTAERRLRRRHPDLAVEPEWVCGDPVEVLGTAGDESEPLVLGSRGLGTLAGFLAGSVSLAVVARARRPVVLVRPHDHPEPGADGPAGEVVVGLDVSRPAGEVLAFGFAAADRYGCGLRVLHSWAVPTAYGPDMGGALPLFTEEVARDSRRALDEALAPWREKYPDVPAVPECRRGRPAQDLVEASHDARLVVVGRRNRRGRIGAHIGAVTHGVLHHCLAPVAVVPHD, encoded by the coding sequence ATGTCCCAGACCGTCACCGCCGGCCTCGACGGATCCCGCGAGAGCCTCGCCGCCGTCGACTGGGCCGCCGAGGAGGCGCTGCGCCGCGCGGTGCCGCTGCGACTGCTCCAGGTGTGGAACGGCGACGACGACCCGCGCACGCGTTTCGTCGACCCGGCGACGGCACGTGGCTGGGGCGAGCGGACGCTCGGTACGGCGGAGAGGCGGCTGCGCCGGCGCCACCCGGACCTCGCCGTCGAGCCGGAATGGGTCTGCGGCGACCCGGTCGAGGTGCTGGGCACCGCCGGCGACGAGTCGGAACCGCTGGTGCTGGGCTCCCGGGGCCTGGGCACCCTGGCCGGTTTCCTGGCCGGGTCCGTCTCGCTGGCCGTCGTCGCCCGCGCGCGGCGCCCCGTCGTCCTCGTCCGCCCGCACGACCACCCGGAGCCCGGGGCGGACGGCCCGGCCGGGGAGGTCGTGGTCGGCCTGGACGTCTCCCGGCCGGCCGGCGAGGTGCTCGCCTTCGGCTTCGCCGCGGCCGACCGGTACGGCTGCGGACTGCGGGTCCTGCACAGCTGGGCCGTTCCGACGGCCTACGGACCCGACATGGGCGGCGCCCTGCCGCTGTTCACGGAGGAGGTCGCGCGGGACTCTCGCCGGGCGCTCGACGAGGCGCTGGCCCCCTGGAGGGAGAAGTACCCGGACGTCCCCGCCGTCCCCGAGTGCCGCCGGGGCCGGCCGGCGCAGGACCTCGTGGAGGCCTCGCACGACGCCCGGCTGGTCGTGGTGGGCCGCAGGAACCGGCGCGGGCGGATCGGCGCCCACATCGGGGCCGTCACCCACGGCGTCCTGCACCACTGCCTGGCGCCCGTCGCGGTCGTGCCGCACGACTGA
- a CDS encoding DEAD/DEAH box helicase: MNAKPPAPVPSRASGPRRAGAPLGQPPAPAAAPPGRPPAETFEALGLPPELTHRMAELGVREPFPIQAAALPGALAGRDVLGRARTGSGKTLAFGLALLVRTAGARAEPKRPLALVLVPTRELAQQVTEALEPYARVLGVRLATVVGGLPVGRQAASLRAGADVVVATPGRLTDLVSRRDCHLDRVRITVLDEADRMCDLGFLPQVSEVLGRVRPDGQRLLFSATLDGAVDGLVRDWLHDPLSVSVDREAGPAAAVEHHVLNVHAADKYATATEIAARDGRVLMFLDTRAGVDRFTRHLRACGVSAAALHSGKSQPQRAHALARFKEGATTVLVATDVAARGVHVDALDLVVNVDPPADAKDYLHRGGRTGRAGGSGKVVTLVTPGQRRDVNRMIADAGIRPAVTRVRSGEEGLTAVTGAKRPPAGTGTAAGNAPFRGLGTRPGCPAKESRRTAEARRTAEARAAARVRRGR, from the coding sequence ATGAACGCGAAGCCGCCGGCCCCCGTACCCTCCCGCGCGAGCGGCCCGCGGCGGGCGGGAGCGCCGCTCGGCCAGCCCCCGGCGCCGGCAGCGGCGCCCCCGGGCCGCCCCCCGGCCGAGACCTTCGAGGCGCTCGGGCTGCCGCCGGAGCTGACGCACAGGATGGCCGAGCTCGGGGTGAGGGAGCCCTTCCCGATCCAGGCGGCGGCCCTGCCCGGCGCGCTGGCCGGGCGCGACGTCCTCGGCCGCGCGCGGACCGGCTCCGGCAAGACGCTCGCCTTCGGACTCGCGCTGCTCGTCCGGACGGCCGGTGCGCGGGCGGAGCCGAAGCGGCCGCTCGCCCTGGTGCTGGTGCCGACCCGGGAACTCGCGCAGCAGGTGACCGAGGCGCTGGAGCCGTACGCGCGGGTACTGGGCGTACGGCTGGCGACGGTGGTCGGCGGTCTGCCGGTCGGCCGGCAGGCCGCGTCGCTGCGGGCCGGCGCCGACGTGGTCGTCGCGACGCCGGGCCGGCTGACCGACCTCGTGTCGCGTCGGGACTGCCACCTGGACCGGGTGCGGATCACCGTGCTGGACGAGGCGGACCGGATGTGCGACCTGGGATTCCTGCCGCAGGTCTCGGAGGTCCTGGGCCGGGTCCGCCCCGACGGGCAGCGGCTGCTGTTCTCGGCCACGCTCGACGGCGCCGTCGACGGGCTGGTGCGGGACTGGCTGCACGACCCGCTGTCCGTCTCGGTGGACCGGGAGGCGGGCCCGGCGGCCGCGGTGGAGCACCACGTGCTGAACGTCCACGCCGCCGACAAGTACGCGACCGCGACCGAGATCGCCGCGCGGGACGGCAGGGTGCTGATGTTCCTGGACACCAGGGCGGGCGTGGACCGGTTCACCCGCCACCTGCGGGCCTGCGGCGTGTCGGCCGCCGCCCTGCACAGCGGCAAGTCGCAGCCGCAGCGCGCCCACGCGCTCGCCCGGTTCAAGGAGGGCGCGACCACGGTGCTGGTGGCCACCGACGTGGCGGCGCGGGGCGTCCACGTCGACGCGCTCGACCTCGTCGTCAACGTCGACCCGCCGGCCGACGCCAAGGACTACCTGCACCGCGGCGGGCGCACGGGGCGCGCGGGCGGGTCCGGGAAGGTGGTCACCCTGGTCACCCCCGGCCAGCGGCGCGACGTGAACCGGATGATCGCCGACGCCGGGATCCGGCCGGCCGTCACCCGGGTGCGTTCCGGCGAGGAGGGGCTGACCGCCGTCACCGGGGCGAAGCGCCCGCCCGCCGGGACGGGGACCGCAGCCGGCAACGCCCCCTTCCGCGGCCTCGGCACCCGCCCGGGCTGCCCCGCGAAGGAGTCCCGCAGGACCGCCGAGGCCCGCAGGACGGCGGAGGCCCGCGCGGCGGCCCGGGTGCGCAGGGGCCGCTGA
- a CDS encoding DinB family protein yields MTETLNPGESAALTGERADLLQTLDLHRGFLRFTTQGLTDEQAGLRTTVSALCLGGLIKHVAAMERLWVDFIVDGPSVMPDFTAMAETDLAERAEEFRLLPGETLAGVLADYAAVARRTDELIAALPDLDAARPLPEAPWFAPGTRWSARRVLLHVIAETAQHAGHADIIRESLDGAKTMG; encoded by the coding sequence ATGACCGAGACCCTGAACCCGGGCGAGTCGGCGGCCCTCACCGGCGAGCGCGCCGACCTGCTGCAGACGCTGGACCTGCACCGGGGGTTCCTGCGCTTCACCACCCAGGGCCTCACCGACGAGCAGGCCGGGTTGCGGACCACCGTCAGCGCGCTGTGCCTGGGCGGCCTGATCAAGCACGTGGCCGCGATGGAGCGGCTCTGGGTGGACTTCATCGTGGACGGCCCGTCGGTCATGCCCGACTTCACCGCCATGGCCGAGACCGACCTCGCCGAGCGGGCCGAGGAGTTCCGGTTGCTGCCCGGCGAGACGCTGGCCGGCGTGCTGGCCGATTACGCGGCGGTGGCCCGGCGGACCGACGAGCTGATCGCCGCCCTGCCCGACCTGGACGCGGCCCGGCCGCTGCCGGAGGCGCCGTGGTTCGCACCCGGCACGCGCTGGTCGGCCCGCCGGGTGCTGCTGCACGTCATCGCCGAGACCGCGCAGCACGCCGGGCACGCCGACATCATCCGCGAGTCCCTGGACGGCGCCAAGACCATGGGGTGA
- a CDS encoding YafY family protein: MANTGTRTLRLLSLLQTHRYWPGAELADRLGVSVRTLRRDVDRLRELGYPVEAQRGVDGGYQLAAGAALPPLVIDDDEAVALAVGLHTAAEGAVEGIAESSIRVLAKVVQVMPTRLRRRVEALRAMTVPAGWGSPARAGVDPGVLTALALACRDSEQLRFGYTAADGRRTDRWVEPHRLVRLAHRWYLVAYDLARHDWRSFRVDRLTVPEGTGTPFRPRALPAADAAAFVRAGIGGLPRPYRVTALVYAPAATVRQRIGRWGTVEEVDAEHCRVGMTTDSLDWPILALGSLGAEFRVLEPAELVDRLRDWAARFDRAVRG, encoded by the coding sequence ATGGCGAACACCGGCACCCGGACGCTGCGACTGCTGTCCCTCCTGCAGACCCATCGCTACTGGCCCGGCGCCGAACTGGCCGACCGGCTCGGTGTCTCGGTCCGCACCCTGCGCCGGGACGTCGACCGGCTGCGCGAGCTCGGCTACCCGGTGGAGGCGCAGCGCGGCGTCGACGGCGGCTACCAGCTCGCCGCGGGCGCCGCGCTGCCGCCGCTGGTGATCGACGACGACGAGGCGGTCGCCCTGGCCGTCGGGTTGCACACCGCCGCGGAGGGCGCGGTGGAGGGCATCGCCGAGTCCTCGATACGGGTACTGGCCAAGGTGGTGCAGGTGATGCCCACCCGGCTGCGCCGCCGGGTCGAGGCGCTGCGCGCGATGACCGTACCCGCCGGCTGGGGCAGCCCGGCCCGGGCGGGCGTCGACCCGGGCGTGCTCACCGCACTCGCACTGGCCTGCCGGGACAGCGAACAGCTGCGCTTCGGCTACACCGCCGCCGACGGCCGCCGCACCGACCGGTGGGTCGAGCCGCACCGGCTGGTCCGCCTCGCGCACCGCTGGTACCTGGTCGCGTACGACCTCGCCCGGCACGACTGGCGCAGCTTCCGGGTCGACCGGCTCACCGTCCCGGAGGGCACCGGCACTCCGTTCCGCCCGCGCGCCCTGCCCGCCGCCGACGCCGCCGCGTTCGTCCGCGCCGGGATCGGCGGCCTGCCCCGCCCGTACCGGGTGACGGCCCTGGTGTACGCCCCGGCCGCGACCGTACGGCAACGGATCGGGCGGTGGGGCACGGTCGAGGAGGTGGACGCCGAACACTGCCGGGTCGGCATGACCACCGACTCCCTGGACTGGCCGATCCTGGCCCTGGGCTCCCTCGGGGCCGAGTTCCGCGTGCTCGAACCGGCCGAACTGGTCGACCGGCTCCGCGACTGGGCGGCCCGGTTCGACCGGGCGGTACGGGGCTGA
- a CDS encoding restriction endonuclease encodes MGLVGAVAGGLVLLVRTAWGGPHGAFGPVALVLAVAALAAVARRAGTRGTRRAEPPGGGAPGTAPPLGIPPGAGGAAPVPVLDGDAVDHGQVDPQGFEHTVAALCVRDGCTRTEVSGGPGDLGADVVATTPDGRRLVVQCKQYAADHLVGSQDLQRFGGTCFAVHGAEIAVVVTTSGFTAPAAEYAAALGIVCVDGDALAAWTDGRTPPPWEPAPPAAP; translated from the coding sequence GTGGGACTGGTCGGGGCCGTCGCGGGCGGCCTGGTGCTGCTGGTGCGGACGGCGTGGGGCGGCCCGCACGGGGCCTTCGGCCCGGTGGCGCTGGTCCTCGCCGTCGCGGCCCTCGCCGCGGTGGCACGCCGCGCGGGCACCCGGGGAACGCGACGGGCGGAGCCCCCGGGCGGCGGCGCACCCGGAACCGCCCCACCGCTCGGCATCCCGCCCGGAGCCGGCGGCGCCGCGCCCGTACCCGTGCTGGACGGCGACGCCGTCGACCACGGGCAGGTGGACCCGCAGGGCTTCGAGCACACGGTCGCAGCCCTCTGCGTACGCGACGGCTGCACCCGCACCGAGGTCTCCGGCGGCCCCGGCGACCTCGGCGCCGACGTGGTGGCGACCACCCCGGACGGGCGGAGGCTGGTCGTGCAGTGCAAGCAGTACGCCGCCGACCACCTCGTGGGCTCCCAGGACCTCCAGCGCTTCGGCGGCACCTGCTTCGCCGTCCACGGGGCGGAGATCGCCGTCGTGGTGACGACCAGCGGTTTCACCGCGCCGGCCGCCGAGTACGCCGCCGCACTCGGCATCGTCTGCGTCGACGGCGACGCGCTCGCGGCCTGGACGGACGGCCGCACGCCCCCGCCCTGGGAGCCCGCCCCGCCCGCCGCCCCCTGA
- a CDS encoding ribonuclease H — translation MTERIIAACDGACKGNPGPAAWAWVIAGTDGGVASWEAGPLGRATNNVAELTALLRLLEATDPAVPLEVRMDSQYAMKAVTTWLPGWRRKGWKTASGSPVANRDLVVAIDTLLTGRDVRFVHTPAHRVDGDPLNAAADAAAGRAAVTQRPAGSAAGSEPPAPDTRERPRTPRRPRAATASRGTVRAKFPGRCRCGNPYAKGETIARNDTGWGHPACATAS, via the coding sequence ATGACGGAACGGATCATCGCCGCGTGTGACGGGGCGTGCAAGGGCAATCCCGGGCCGGCGGCCTGGGCGTGGGTCATCGCCGGCACGGACGGCGGGGTGGCCTCCTGGGAGGCCGGCCCGCTGGGCCGGGCCACCAACAACGTCGCCGAACTGACCGCCCTGCTGCGGCTGCTGGAGGCCACCGACCCGGCGGTCCCGCTGGAGGTGCGCATGGACTCCCAGTACGCGATGAAGGCCGTCACGACCTGGCTGCCGGGCTGGCGCCGCAAGGGCTGGAAGACCGCGTCCGGCTCGCCGGTGGCCAACCGGGACCTGGTCGTGGCCATCGACACCCTGCTGACCGGCCGGGACGTGCGGTTCGTCCACACCCCGGCCCACCGGGTCGACGGCGACCCCCTGAACGCCGCCGCCGACGCGGCCGCCGGCCGGGCGGCCGTCACCCAGCGTCCCGCGGGCTCGGCCGCCGGCTCGGAACCGCCGGCCCCCGACACCCGCGAACGCCCGCGGACCCCCCGCCGGCCCCGCGCCGCGACCGCCTCCCGGGGCACGGTGCGGGCCAAGTTCCCCGGCCGGTGCCGCTGCGGAAACCCGTACGCGAAGGGCGAGACGATCGCGAGGAACGACACCGGCTGGGGCCACCCGGCGTGCGCGACGGCGTCCTGA
- a CDS encoding GNAT family N-acetyltransferase, with the protein MHSETTFTVRPATTGDAPLICALLNEIDTVETGRPDTEPHEVETSLAHPEVDLRQDSWLAFQGGRLVAYALVWDESGGERVDADHYVLPGHGAAGERLFELAERRAAERARANGASRAVVHLHLHATPTTDLGMLARRGWKRVRRYHVMSRALSDADRSVPEPPAGLVLRDCADEADRRRAHALIQETFAEHFDHVPRTYGQWLDDVGGDRVDWSLVWIASFGTDDAAVLYSRNDRRSTAWIGRVGVRREYRGRGVAGHLLRHAFATYAVLGRDTIGLGVDTLNGSGAPRLYEAHGMGVRYAVDTWEAVLAAAPAGV; encoded by the coding sequence ATGCACTCCGAGACCACCTTCACCGTACGCCCGGCCACCACCGGTGACGCGCCGCTGATATGCGCGCTGCTCAACGAGATCGACACCGTCGAGACCGGTCGGCCCGACACCGAGCCGCACGAGGTGGAGACCTCCCTCGCCCACCCCGAGGTGGACCTCCGGCAGGACTCCTGGCTCGCCTTCCAGGGCGGCCGGCTCGTCGCGTACGCCCTCGTGTGGGACGAGTCCGGCGGCGAGCGCGTGGACGCCGACCACTACGTCCTGCCCGGCCACGGGGCCGCCGGGGAGCGCCTGTTCGAGCTGGCCGAGCGGCGGGCGGCCGAGCGGGCGCGGGCCAACGGCGCCTCCCGCGCCGTCGTCCACCTGCACCTCCACGCCACGCCCACCACCGACCTCGGCATGCTGGCCCGGCGCGGCTGGAAGCGGGTGCGGCGGTACCACGTGATGTCCCGGGCCCTGTCCGACGCCGACCGGTCGGTCCCGGAACCGCCCGCCGGCCTGGTGCTGCGCGACTGCGCCGACGAGGCGGACCGGCGGCGCGCCCACGCCCTGATCCAGGAGACCTTCGCCGAGCACTTCGACCACGTGCCGCGCACCTACGGGCAGTGGCTCGACGACGTCGGCGGCGACCGCGTCGACTGGTCGCTCGTGTGGATCGCCTCCTTCGGCACCGACGACGCGGCCGTGCTGTACTCGCGCAACGACCGGCGGAGCACGGCGTGGATCGGCCGTGTCGGGGTCCGCCGGGAGTACCGGGGCCGGGGCGTCGCCGGGCACCTGCTGCGGCACGCCTTCGCGACGTACGCCGTCCTCGGCCGCGACACGATCGGGCTGGGCGTCGACACGCTCAACGGGTCCGGTGCGCCGCGCCTCTACGAGGCGCACGGGATGGGCGTCCGGTACGCCGTGGACACCTGGGAGGCGGTGCTCGCCGCGGCGCCCGCCGGGGTGTGA
- a CDS encoding DUF5955 family protein has product MSEQTRRPPHEPSPAGNHGVQQYGGHSSVVNQAVGQNARAVAGDITVHAPGTEQRVRVDELIRLVERLLEEHRAALPDQEAPRVELRRLREELDEGGPEPGVVRRALNRLAQFAEPAAPVAAAVAELTRAVGAF; this is encoded by the coding sequence ATGTCCGAGCAGACCCGACGGCCTCCCCACGAGCCGTCCCCGGCCGGCAACCACGGCGTGCAGCAGTACGGCGGGCACAGCAGCGTCGTCAACCAGGCCGTCGGGCAGAACGCGCGGGCCGTGGCGGGCGACATCACCGTCCACGCCCCCGGCACGGAGCAGCGCGTCCGGGTCGACGAGCTGATCCGGCTGGTGGAGCGCCTGTTGGAGGAGCACCGGGCGGCGCTGCCGGACCAGGAGGCGCCGCGGGTGGAGCTGCGCCGGCTGCGGGAGGAACTGGACGAGGGCGGACCCGAACCGGGCGTGGTGCGGCGGGCGTTGAACCGGCTGGCGCAGTTCGCCGAACCGGCGGCGCCCGTGGCGGCGGCGGTCGCGGAGCTGACGCGGGCCGTCGGGGCGTTCTGA